The following proteins are encoded in a genomic region of Dokdonia donghaensis DSW-1:
- a CDS encoding choice-of-anchor B family protein → MKITSYILILALLVLSCKDDDATGLPVPEEPTTPEQVVTDILVRTPCDNGMADIYPCANYDLMSHLSRETIGEPGFNDIWGWTDATTSREYAILGGQVSTIFIDITNAQNPTIIGKLPTASINSRWRDIKVYNDHAFIVSEAANHGMQVFDLTRLRNAQNTPITFDADALYTDIGNAHNIVINEDSGFAYVVGTETFLGGPHFIDISTPTSPTAAGGYEGSGYTHDAQVVTYNGPDIDYVGREILLASNEDVVVIADVTDKDNPQLIATVNQDNVGYIHQGWFDESHTIYYANDEFDETEFGFNSRTLVFDLTDLDNPVYTGPYFGPTQAIDHNLYVKDFDLYLTNYTAGLRIADISGSSLESITDIGSFDTHPENDATEFSGAWSVYPYFDSGNIIISDISRGLFIIRKSGT, encoded by the coding sequence ATGAAGATAACCTCTTACATACTCATTCTAGCACTTCTCGTTCTCTCTTGTAAAGATGATGATGCTACAGGGTTACCAGTACCCGAAGAGCCTACCACACCAGAACAAGTAGTTACAGATATACTTGTACGCACACCCTGCGATAATGGAATGGCAGATATCTACCCTTGTGCAAACTATGATCTTATGTCGCATCTATCACGAGAGACTATAGGAGAACCAGGCTTTAATGACATCTGGGGCTGGACAGATGCTACAACATCACGAGAATATGCTATTCTAGGAGGCCAGGTGAGCACCATTTTTATAGATATAACAAATGCTCAAAACCCTACCATTATAGGTAAACTCCCTACGGCATCTATAAACTCAAGATGGAGAGATATTAAGGTGTATAATGACCACGCATTTATTGTGAGTGAGGCAGCAAACCACGGGATGCAAGTTTTTGACCTCACAAGATTGCGTAATGCACAAAACACACCCATAACCTTTGATGCAGATGCACTATACACAGACATAGGCAACGCCCATAATATTGTTATAAATGAAGATTCAGGTTTTGCATATGTTGTAGGTACAGAAACATTTTTAGGAGGTCCTCATTTTATAGATATAAGTACACCCACGAGTCCTACTGCAGCAGGGGGTTATGAAGGATCTGGTTATACACACGACGCCCAAGTAGTGACTTACAACGGTCCAGATATAGATTATGTAGGGCGAGAGATTTTACTCGCCAGTAATGAAGATGTTGTAGTCATAGCAGATGTGACAGATAAAGATAACCCACAACTTATCGCCACCGTAAATCAAGATAATGTAGGCTACATACATCAAGGCTGGTTTGATGAGAGCCATACAATTTACTATGCAAATGATGAGTTTGATGAAACCGAATTCGGATTCAACTCAAGAACACTCGTATTTGATCTTACAGATCTAGACAACCCCGTTTACACCGGTCCATATTTTGGCCCTACACAGGCCATAGACCACAATCTTTATGTAAAAGATTTTGATTTATACTTAACTAATTACACCGCAGGGCTACGCATTGCAGATATAAGCGGCAGTAGTCTCGAGAGTATAACAGATATTGGTTCTTTTGACACACACCCAGAAAATGATGCTACAGAGTTTAGTGGGGCTTGGAGTGTTTACCCTTATTTTGATAGTGGTAACATTATCATTTCAGATATCTCTCGGGGCCTCTTTATCATTCGTAAATCTGGCACTTAA